In Symphalangus syndactylus isolate Jambi chromosome 6, NHGRI_mSymSyn1-v2.1_pri, whole genome shotgun sequence, a genomic segment contains:
- the GARIN1A gene encoding Golgi-associated RAB2 interactor protein 1A isoform X3: MANVTWPQGPFTTWSTPGDAPVINLSRLLPLKYVELQIYDQLQRILRVRTVTEKIYYLKLHKKHPEIVFQFWVRLVKILQKGLSITTKDPRIEFTHCLVPKMPTNSTETTPENSLLSSPQPSEPLVLLAAEQTSGSFSQLSGKPQLTANRNNDTAIEIDNCSSYKIPSPVASPINLNISMRAALSHSLWEQEDRNEHLLQVPIASSLGEHLLGA, from the exons ATGGCCAATGTTACCTGGCCCCAGGGTCCGTTTACCACCTGGAGCACACCTGGTGACGCCCCAGTCATCAACCTCAGCAG GCTTCTCCCCCTGAAGTACGTGGAGCTACAAATCTACGACCAGCTCCAGCGTATCCTGAGGGTTAGGACAGTGACTGAAAAGATCTACTATCTGAAGCTCCACAAAAAACACCCAGAGATTGTGTTTCAATTCTGGGTCCGCCTGGTGAAAATTCTGCAGAAAGGCCTGTCCATCACCACCAAAGACCCAAGAATCGAATTCACTCACTGCCTCGTGCCCAAGATGCCCACCAACTCCACAGAAACAACA CCTGAAAACAGCCTCCTGTCATCCCCCCAGCCCAGCGAGCCCCTCGTGCTGCTGGCGGCTGAGCAGACCAGTGGCAGTTTCTCACAGCTCTCAGGAAAGCCCCAGCTCACAGCAAACAG GAACAATGACACTGCCATTGAAATAGACAACTGCAGCAGCTACAAGATACCCTCACCAGTGGCATCTCCAATCAATTTGAATATATCCATGAGAGCTGCCTTGAGCCACAGCCTCTGGGAACAAGAGGACCGGAATGAGCACCTTCTACAAGTTCCTATAGCCAGTTCCCTAGGAGAGCACTTGTTGGGAGCCTGA